In Archocentrus centrarchus isolate MPI-CPG fArcCen1 chromosome 22, fArcCen1, whole genome shotgun sequence, one DNA window encodes the following:
- the adprs gene encoding ADP-ribosylhydrolase ARH3, producing the protein MAVTAVRAVAAAGGPASLSRFRGALVAGVLGDCIGGEFEGAEEVPMESVLQHLGSLDDETKGNGILEYSDDTAMARCVVQSLLTRTGFDEHDMARRFAKEYSASPHRGYGAGVIQVLKKLSSPQLSDVYQPARDQFSGRGSFGNGGAMRAAPFALAFPDMADVKRFARLGAMLTHSCSLGYNGAVLQALAVHLSLQGALDLPHQFISRLITEMEEVEGDEAARNDARILKEAEKPFCERLHRIRDLMDRSKVSIEEVISELGNGIAALHSVPTAIFCVLHCLQPRECIPESYGGVERTIAYSLALGGDTDTIACMAGAIAGAHYGIDTIPQSWIKCCEGAEDADQNAERLFTLYHQSPQGGRSETGEHSGASNGTEKKTN; encoded by the exons ATGGCAGTAACAGCGGTGAGAGCGGTGGCAGCCGCGGGGGGTCCGGCGTCTTTGTCCCGCTTCAGGGGCGCGCTGGTTGCGGGTGTGCTGGGAGACTGTATCGGAGGAGAGTTTGAAGGGGCGGAGGAGGTTCCCATGGAGAGTGTGCTGCAGCACCTCGGCAGCCTGGACGACGAAACTAAAGGAAACG ggatCCTTGAATACAGTGATGACACAGCCATGGCGCGCTGTGTGGTTCAGTCTCTACTCACCAGGACTGGCTTTGATGAGCACGACATGGCTCGCAG GTTTGCTAAGGAGTACAGTGCTTCCCCACATCGTGGTTATGGCGCTGGAGTGATCCAGGTGTTGAAGAAGCTCTCGTCCCCCCAGTTAAGTGATGTGTATCAGCCAGCCAGGGACCAGTTTAGCGGTCGGGGCTCCTTTGGGAACGGAGGGGCCATGAGAGCAGCCCCTTTCGCACTGGCCTTTCCGGACATGGCTGATGTTAAAAGG tttgcCCGTCTGGGCGCCATGCTGACGCACTCCTGCTCTCTGGGTTATAATGGGGCGGTGCTGCAGGCATTAGCTGTGCACCTCTCCCTGCAGGGGGCGCTGGACTTGCCTCACCAATTCATTAGCAGGCTAATTAcagagatggaggaggtggagggtgATGAGGCCGCACGCAACGATGCAAGAAT TTTAAAAGAAGCAGAGAAGCCATTCTGTGAACGTCTCCACCGAATTAGAGACCTGATGGACAGGAGCAAAGTCAGCATAGAGGAAGTCATCTCTGAACTGG GTAATGGCATTGCAGCACTCCACTCTGTCCCCACTGCAATCTTCTGCGTCCTCCACTGCCTACAGCCACGGGAATGCATTCCAGAGAGCTACGGTGGCGTGGAGAGGACGATAGCGTACAGCCTGGCACTGGGAGGGGACACTGACACCATAGCCTGCATGGCCGGGGCCATTGCTGGGGCCCACTATGGCATCGACACCATCCCTCAGTCCTGGATAAAGTGCTGCGAGGGGGCGGAGGATGCAGACCAGAATGCAGAGAGGCTGTTCACGCTGTACCACCAGTCGCCACAAGGTGGCAGAAGCGAGACAGGCGAGCATAGTGGCGCTTCTAATGGCACAGAGAAGAAAACTAACTAA